Genomic window (Ostrinia nubilalis chromosome 20, ilOstNubi1.1, whole genome shotgun sequence):
tagttttttttgtagacacaaaaaaccggttccaaaacttcaaaacgctctcctggaaacttaacattttgcagatacgtcgttgttcgacgacgccgacgtccttatttttcttactttcAAAAAAAGGTTTTCCGAGGCTAATCCGAGTAGGAAACAAAAAACCAGTCAAACAGAAATTAACGTCTATGACGAAGGAATACAATGTAACTTAAAAGCTTTGAcatctcatcatcatttcagccataggacgtccactgctgaacataggcctcccccaatgctttccatgttgcccggttggtagcggcctgcgtccagcgcttccctgctacctttacgatgtcgtcggtccaccttgtaggtggacgtcccacgctgcgtttgaCATCTTAtgtaaagaaatattattttaaaaggatttaAGAGTGCTTTCCTAATCTTCTCATCAAAATTTAAACTTACTTATTGCCCACTCTCGACCACTTTATTTTTAATCCCAATAACAATTCACAAATGCTCCCACCACATTTATAATAACAATGTCTGGAACTACCTTCTTATCGCCTATTTTTGAGCAAAACGTTTACATGCAACGAGGTTGTCGACCCAAATTCTTTTACAAACCGGAAGCTTTGCATCGGGTGAAGCCATTACTTCCGTTATAGCGTTCACTTCCGCTGTagcacttaggtaggtactgcttTAGACTGCAACTCATTCTAATGCAGCTATCAGTGGGGCATCATTTGTTTGCAAAGTGCAAGGCGCAACTCAGCGATTGCAGCGGCGGTGAAGCGAGAAAGgacctaaatatttttgatgcaaaatgAAAAATCCTTCTTCCATTTAGAAATGTTGCTTGCTTCATACAAAAATGAATATTACATAAACTAGATCATCATTCCTTTACCCACTCTATATTTTGCTAAGACgtagttaaaatatttactttatttttgtattttaaacaaAGTAAAAGCTTCATAAGTATTTGTATAATAAACTGGTCTTAAAGCGCTTCGCTTGTACAATTTATGTTGCAAGCAAAAGCGCACCTCATTGCAGCTATTGTATTCATCACCTAGACACGAGTAGGGTGTCCATCAGTTTGAACATAGTGCAGATAAAatattaatgcccgttttcaccatcaatccctaattttttagTGACTCCTAtgataacacataacaggaattatgttttcataggggtcacttaaaaattagggattgatggtgaaaataggCATAAAACTCTTTTTGAGAAGAGTCCTTATcctcttcgttcgtttcagccaaatgacgtccactgctggataaaagcctcccccaaggatatcTTCTTAACTGTTCAAGGACAAAAGTGCCACAGTTGAGAGGATTCTAAATACGTTCAGTATTAAACCCTTCGAGCTCTATGTAATGTCTATCGTTTCGTGTTCTGTGTACTTGTTGCTTAGCTAGAGAATAGCTCTCCTTAAGGACTTCTACATTTATTGATCTATTTAAGGTAGTGATATTGTTTAGATTTATCCGAGTCCTATAGAACTACACGTTAAGCCATCAcagaatgtaattttaaattaaaaagcaGTGTCCTTGTAATAGATCTTCATAGACACATatctaatatttttaaagtagttAGGCATGATTGTCACTTCAAAAAGTATAGGGACTTTGTTGTACCCTGAAAATCTACttcacataaataaatatttatgaactTAACGTAGCTCTTATCCCATTTTCCTTTTGACTCATGGCTACCCTACTCGTCATAGCGGACGGCGGATATGCACAACTAATGCCCTGTTTATTATAACAGGTGACGGAGCGGGCGAATCCACGCGATTCGTATAGTTTAGGTGCGCCGACACACCCTGTTTTTGCAAATCGGTTTGTGTAATGGAACGTGGGAGTGATAGCACAAAAGCTCAGAAATAGCggaataaaatgaaaatgtgtTCATTTAAGTACAGTTTTGCATTATTTAGAactatgtacattgtacattgtTTACTCATAGGCATAAGGCATAAAGTTACAGGACTACACTGTGCGAtgaaataatataggtacgtatCTTTTcgtcgatctcgtaaaggtcgcgggaagagcctggatgcgggcagcgcaggaccgtgcattgtggaaaaccttgggggaggcctttgtccagcagtggacgtcatttggctgaaacgaacgaacgaacgaacgtatcTTTTAACTGTAGGTATAttggaaaataaaattactgtaATTCACGTGCCATAATCTTGAGAGAGCATACGAGTAGTAAGGACGACGCGctgataatttaaaaatattataaaatctaAGTATTTCGAGGTGGATGCAGCGGATTTTCAGAAAGTATTTAGACTTTTCAGGTTATAGTCAATATTTACACAAACattaatatacctatttattttaaaacgtttACAAACTCGTAATACCAATAAACTTTTAGACAAACATTAACGGTTCCTTCTGGTATTTCTCGCACATCCTCGGCAGCCGTTGAGGACCTCGTAACTTGCTCATTAGCTCGAATATTGGCCTTAGCTGGTCTTGGGTCACTCCCTGAAAACAGAaagtaggtaattttgttaAGCATCGAATTGTATAGGAACGTTGCGACTGATTTAACATAGGTAATATCTCTCTGACTTACTTAAGTGAGAATGGACCCATATGCATTTTAAAGTATGCGGACTAAGACTAAGTATACGGACTCATTCTATTGCTTAATTTTGTACACCTCATAAGATAATAATATCTAATGATCCAAGGGTGTGTTCCCTAACCTTCAAGCGGGCGCGCGGCGTCGAATCGACCGCGCCTAACACATTTTCgttcataactttttttttacttgttacACATATTTCTCATTTTTAGTAGCCTGTCGTTTGCTAATTGTAAGTGAAATAAAGAGCTTACCTCAGCTCTCCGCGCTTTTCCCACCCCATGGCTTGCTGTTGTCTGAGTCGCGACGCCGGCGTCGAAAGCACGCCACGCGCCTGTCGTCGAAAAGGTTACGCGCGACTCTCTATGCGATATAAAATTTCTTCGGCTATCACCCAATATTATTGAATTAAGCTTGCAATACtgttttttcttattaaataagtCGTAAACTGCTAGTACAAAGTGAAATAACAGAGGCATTACTACGAAAAGATGAAAAAGTGAGTGAATCGGAGCTCAGAGACCAAGCTAAACTGaaccaaaattataaaattatgttttatcattattttgctaTTTTTATCGTTTTTACCAGGTATATGAACTATTCTGAggtattttaaaagattttgtgtTCCAAAATTGGTTTTTGATCCAAATAATATTTGCGTTATGTTAATTgattaaataattgttttttaacttaattcaaattacttatGACTTTAATACAATCATAATATATCtgcgtacaaaataataaatgattattggAAAATAAGTTCGTTATTTCTCTACTAGACCCTATATAATAGGTCTTTTCGTTTACGCGCGACCGCTGCCGTTACAAAAGACCGCGCGCCCGCTTGAAGGCTAACTAAATGGGAACTATGCTTTGTTTTGAACAGTGCTTTGGTTCTAGCATCGGTGGAGGCAAGTTGTTCCAGTCTCTTTACTTGGAGTTAATGATAAAGGTCAAAGTCCAAAAACTAAGCGACTGTCTTAGCCTAggccaccgatttttagtccgccaatagttgggcccgattctaatttgtatgaagaatcaatgggtgtaatgtgcgcacttccttacatgcccatactgattaactgcccgactaaactatcggcagacaaaaaatcggtggtaTGCGCCTAGGCTTTttggttttgagaaccacgATATCGCCAAAAGCGACAGTTTGTTTCTATTGAACTCACTTTATGTTTTCGGTAGATGACAGCCGAAATCATCCTGCCCCAGAGCATTTGCACGAGGTATGGTCCAGACCCGTCATCGGTGTCTATGATGTGTAACTGCATTGCCGCCTCTTGTGTCAGGGCTTTTGCTGGAATAAGTGTAATAAatacacacacattatgtagtTTTCAAAAGGGAACATAAGTGAAAATTTCtagaatatttattacaagcGGTCAATTGATACAAACACAAATGAATCTTAAAAGACTCAAAATTTAGAAAAACCAAAACCATTGCTTTGATCATCATTAAccacagtccactgctggacaaacaaTTTTTAACGCAATATCGATAGTAGAGGATTCAGCAAACGTAGTGAAGGACTCCCCCTAGCTAGATGGAGTGATGATTTGTGAAAAGTCGCTGGCAGAAGCTGGATAGGTCAAGCTGAAGACAAGTAAAAATGGCGCGTATTGGGAGACTTTTGACATGCCCAAGAGTGGATATGTACCTATACTCAATTTATAGCCTACTGATAATGAcgataattcatacatttttaaagataatatGCTCACTAATATCACTGTTGTCAGCGTCCAAAGACAGCACTTGCTGGAAGCAGCCGTTGGTGCCAGCAGCCTTGGACCACACGTCGAAGGGGTGCTCCGCGTAGTACCGCTGCCTGATGATGGTGCCGGTGATGTCGGTTAAGTTCTTGTGGTGGTGGACAGTCTTGTTGACCAGCCAGCGGAGACCAGCCTGAAAGTTTAAGAAATTGctatttagaatagaataggtttattgacacattaaaaaagacacaatacagaaaaaaaacaacaaaaacacaaaataatacctatgtaggctataaaacaAAGAGGTAaaggtaaaataaaaactgtgccaataggcacccgctcagcatttatcgtgacatgctcaaaagggcaagtcacgaagctggtcttccgcggacgcccTTGCTTATTGCGCATCTCTTGGAGAAGATTTCAACAAAACGGAAAATTCAATCCTTATTGATGAAGAATTAGGTGGCTATTCAGAAAGATAGCTTCTGAGGTGCCCTAATACAGAATCATGAACTTCAAATGGAAATGTCAACAAAAAATATGGACGTGAAATTGTAAAAATAGTGTAGCGGATAGTAATCGTGAATattatataaattattatttatatatcATATTCACAATTACGATCCGTTACATTATCTTTgtacttatttaaatattttatttatttatttatttaatatcacCAACTTAAATATGTTTAATATGTTATCTAGTTCGTAAACTAAGATTGGGGCTAGGTTTGAGGTGTGACAGTTGGAAGAAtacatttcgttcgttcgtttcagccaaatgacgtccactgctggacaaaggcctgcaccaaggatttccataacgaccgaataatttatttaggaaaaagacaaaaactaCTTCAAGAAAAAGTCATTACAACATGTTAATATTAGAGCATAAAATGATAAATACAAATAACctaaaacctatcaaaagtTTAAGAAACTCTGTTATAATAGCATTctaccgcctctgtggtctagtggtaagaccacctgcttcagacgcagaggtcccgggttcgattcccagtgggggcatatttttctgttcggtttggttggtggtagggcttgttctaagtccgcctggctagctaccaccatcttacctaagtggCGGTAGagtgtcgccataacaacaatgttaacagcattgttgtgttccggcagttagaggtaagatagccagttcctccgtggttaaggattccgggtgaagctcgcttccaccttcggcctgatcgtcacttaccatcaggtgagatacaggccaagagcttcctcgttgtatataaaaaaaaaatccagaaTTGTGTGTATTCTTACCTCATCAATCTCGCTGAATTCCACGATATAACACGTCAAAGGCTTGTCCGGGTACAATTTCTCCGGTATAATGGCTACCACGTACCACGGGCCGACCACTGCTTTCATGGCGAAGTTGGATTCGAAGCCATTGCAAGAAGTTTGGTTGCTGTGGGCTTCGATGGCCGACAATGTTAGGAGGAGTGTTAGGAGATAGTAGGGAGGCATTGTGTGGACGGAGCGGGGATGCGCTTGAGACTGGTGTTGAAGTGTGCAGATTTGGGATAAGTGCTAGTAGAGCACAGAAGAAATAGAACTGGCATTATAGTGGAAAgttctatgtaattattttttaaatatgtgaCTTTGTTTGAAAATTGTTGTGACCTTTAGGAAAAGTAAATATTTCTAGAAGTGTGATTAGAATAAATAACAAACTTTTAAATACACAGTGACAGTATGTAATTTCttcaaatttttaaatttcatacCTCTACTTCTTGAgtaatttaaagattttttaaataataattacggtTTAATTTGTAATCAAAAATGTATCAAGTCACTAATCTGCCGCTACTTGACACAAGATTTATCCCAAGTTAATGTCATTTACTACTCAAATtgtgtaaaattttatctttaccttaattgtaaaaatattggtaAAATTTATCAGAGAGGCTACTCTAGTAACACTAACTTCTATAGAGCTCGAGTTCTCAATTCCGCGTGGGTAGTACCTAATTTGGCAATTAGGGTAATGCCTCACTGTGCCCCATTTCCAGGATTTGACAAATTGCAGGAGGAATGACCCACTTGATGAGGTAAATGGCCTAAGTGCTAGCTAGTTCACGTCAGTTTTAAACTTTTGATAGTCAAATGAAATCATTTTTGTCTGCGCCTATGCTTAGATCGTAGCAGTTTTACAAAGTCTCTTTAAAAACTTGTAGTTTCgatcgtttcagctaaatgacgtccactgctggacaaaggcctcccccaaggaaaTCGCTTAAAATCTAAATCAGAATCGTATTTTTTCTGAAGGTTAccttaaaaaatatacgatttTGAGAGCTTTTTACGAATTTTTGGGATCTCccaaagagcacttttacacgacCTAATGCTATGATAGATAcctgtattaattttttttaagtaaccaAAAGCATACAAAATGGTTTCTATTGTTTCACAATACATTCTGTAagtttatttcaagaaaaagcGTGAATCTTAACAGAAAAACTTGCCTGTTCATACGTATAATAATGCATAGCTCTCGTAAATGTGTTTAGCTGTTGGAAGTCCATTTCAAGCATTGTgatagaagaaaataaaatttacacTGAAAACAGAACACTAGAATAATATACGTCGACATATCGTCCATTAGCAGAATAAACTCCAAGAAAACTCCACGAAAATAAAATCGGATTCGAATTATTTTCGGGTCCATTCAAAACATCTCAAGTTATTATCGGGGCAAAGAAAAATACTGTGATTGTTTAAAAAGTCAGAGCGTACATACATTTGCTTGAACAAAGGCAGTAAAAACGCTTTATGGGCTTGTTATTGACGTACCAGTGGACTAGGCGAGTGGTCTATGTTATAAGAAACTACCGTCATTATTGATGAATCGAATGTAATCAACAAAATTCTCTTCAGCTTGTGTCATTTCTAGGAACAGTAGTATAGATAAATTAGTCAGCAGGTATGGTTTCAGTCGTATCATAGGATAGGTAGAGACGTTAGcttatcagactatacatttatatcggtttaagatgccacagtgtgtCGCAAGTGtgaaaatactattttatttacagataaaaataatattaatactgCTGACATCGATATCTTTGATGAATCGGAGCGCCGCTTCAAGAGGAAGTGTGTGGAATTAATGTTATGTACCTaatatttattgtttcttttcttaattttgtctttAATTAATGTCCTACTTTAAACTCGAGTCAACGTTCGATAATAGGAAATGATGTATCCACCTGTAAAGgcatatattttaatattgtacctactcaacactgtattattgttatatgtaaAGTTATATGTCGTTGGTGtatctttttcaataaataaataaataaattaaaatttcacgTCAAAATGCAGTGGTTTTCATAGTATGAACACAATGTTATAGTTCTTTACAaattatccttggacattttacactcaTCTAGTGGGACTAAACGAACGACGAACTTAGCAAATCTTGTACCATGGGTACCAGACAACGGATTTGTACAATTATTTGTCAtattaaggttttttttaaaccttTAGTATACCTGTTCTCGCTTACTTCTTGGACCAAACGCCCCAAAGGCGAAGCAGTGGAAACAGATTTTAATGTATCCTATGAAAATCTTCATTCAAAGCTATTCCCTtcgaattttaatataaatcttGGATCGGAAGTTTATTAGCGCTCTATGGAATGGCAATAAATGAGAAAATTATGTAAGAATATTCTACTTCTTATGTACGAATTTTATGTATTGCTTACAGATACTAGGGATAAATATCAGACTGCATATCTCAATCAAACATACCAGCAGCGGTGgctggttcgattcccggtgaTAATATTAGTATGTGAATTTGTGATGAACATTTATCAGTTAATAGTTTAATCACATTCTTACAAAAACCACGATGTCTAGAATTTTAAGCTAGGAGCgacattttatttagtttaaagcTAAATCTGTTAAGGGCTGAACCATGTTGTCTTTTTAAAGTGCAAAAATTTTAGctgtcacttgatttttaaaGAGTCCCATTTCCTCTCTTCGATATCCAAAACCAAACGACCCAGAAACATCGTCGCATAATTAATTTCGCTAGTATTTAAAAAGCCGcggcaaaaaacaaaatggcggccatCAATCTTACCCTTTCACGAGTTGTTGGCGTTCGAAAGGATTGGCTTCAGGCCTCGTTAGGTGGGATATTCATAAAGCCTTTTGTAAAGGTCAATTCATTataattaagattttaaaaCACCCCTTTTCTTATTATTTCCTAGTGATTGCCTCCGTGCTTGGTGATTTAAGGTTAGACTTACTTGGTCTTAATTTCATTGATAGTAGACGCCTCTCGCAGGTTTAAAACAgggcttatacagggtgtaagtcAAGTGTGTATGTTCAAGCGACCATCCTAAAATTTGAGAAGAAAATGTAGGTCACATTGAGAGTTAATCaatgaaataatgttttaaatatgtcTTAGAGGCGATTTTAAGGCAACCTTTAACAAAAGTAAATActcttaattaaaaaaaaaactatttaagaaTAGAAGtaagaagcaaaaaaaaaatgtattgacGTTATAGCTCCTGAAACTTTTAAGCTTTTGGATGTTTTTAATCTTTTGCAGAATCTATTCGGACGATTGGTTATGCATCTCAATTTAATCAATGATCTTTTCCAATAACCTCTCTTCGAGTCACTCATAAAACCTCTTCCTCCCGATTCGATTAGAGATCCTCAATCGACTCGCCGCAATGAGGGCATGAGGGTCGGATGCGCTTCATAAAAGTTTATGCACTACCGCCCTCTATCGGTGACAATCATCTTGGTGTACAGAGTAGTTGAGTTTTGTTCAGTTTTTATAATCTAATCTAGACTGCGGCAGTAGCAACTGGctattttataaatacataataaaaccGAATTTGACGCTGAAATATCTATGTATCTAGTGATTTAAGCTTTATTCTTGATTGATGATGATGGCAGTCATCACATtgctataagtaggtactatatttACCAAATTACCACTTTTTATT
Coding sequences:
- the LOC135081706 gene encoding uncharacterized protein LOC135081706, with the protein product MPPYYLLTLLLTLSAIEAHSNQTSCNGFESNFAMKAVVGPWYVVAIIPEKLYPDKPLTCYIVEFSEIDEAGLRWLVNKTVHHHKNLTDITGTIIRQRYYAEHPFDVWSKAAGTNGCFQQVLSLDADNSDITKALTQEAAMQLHIIDTDDGSGPYLVQMLWGRMISAVIYRKHKGVTQDQLRPIFELMSKLRGPQRLPRMCEKYQKEPLMFV